A region of Paralichthys olivaceus isolate ysfri-2021 chromosome 24, ASM2471397v2, whole genome shotgun sequence DNA encodes the following proteins:
- the spega gene encoding striated muscle preferentially expressed protein kinase isoform X10, with translation METKEGPGRHQDKAGRRGPSGEGGRLTDYNPDAPDRRATLPGTYDPVVERELRTLGSRPPGPHLDPTNPARTQTADESQGLSSCVPLSSPPPPPSTHKHSSSTPNQDLRQAKPSDQSVNSVVMTPKLARAGPKIFDKVRAFEERRASVDVPGGAGSASGNGRSASFDSDDGGKKTGGPSKDEGRVLQRREAFKQRASSLEDKTSYSQRVQSYQSKFAEELQRIKKLVGKPSLKKAYSTEQLSQKERLPVGKLEPIPPQVVKKLEARERAAEQGKVGETRPRAQGNGLSTLSHDPEKERMTQPDSRGTPADGSSRGNAGKISVSMETAPVHQLPGQPLPTATRTSLTREKLQSSPAADKDSLVTQPSSSRGPGTHSAMSSKAGRRSPSPTGKTGPLVAVREPGSQYPPKPPRLTPSPTPSVSPLTKRRKAEVGRTPPALKMNIPTIVVEDEPTEVERAADRMRRKERRVRKRGRSAQPRPPEEGASSDDSYLSADEEPAEAPRFERPLKATTVSRGSEVTLRCVVTGNPPPAVTWRKDNVEIRSDASHVVKAAGEEHSLLIKQMRPSHAGSYCVTAVSAAGRASCSAPLSIQSEMSHTQGERPAVSLEVRSPIQSDEEYLSPQEEAMEVRDSNALSVCFKERPSFQVAPCDQGVTEGQDVIISAKVRGQPRPMVYWLKDKVAVKTGGRFAVRETEDGTREMRISSAQRSDAGLYVCKIINEYGSKQVECRVEVAAAAQTSLGITRGLKDVAARAGESAMFECHVTGPLDVDVDWLSNGKLIQPALLNCKMHFDGKRCRLLLNSVHEDDSGTYTCKLSTAREELTSSANLKVTPSNEPLFTRKLDVLEVIEGRTARFDCKVSGSPAPRVTWTHFETRVEESDNVHILQESGRHSLVITHVSGDTEGFYTANAQNIHGKAECTAELYMQEPRAAISSHMAKLEKMPSIPEEPEGVETEVEKRTMPDFVKPLADMEVVEGKEVVLRCTVAGLPYPTIAWYHNSKRIEGSEERKMTQYRDVHNLVIRSACHAHGGVYKAVISNRVGKAACYAHLYISDVVPDPPDGPPVVEAVTGKNISLSWKRPKRLDSSFDTSSLLYVVQQQPLGSIQWSVVASNLRETNYTVTSLSKGVRYAFRVLTSTGKTLSKPSPSTDLVQLLDRGPYLRKAPVILDKPDVVYVVEHQPASVTITLNHVHAVVTWKKRGVVLVNRPGVYEMSMPDDDQHALKLQRVRSTDVGQLVVTASNQFGSDLCTLQLAMAVSPKFETIMEDVDVHVGETSRLAVVVEGKPDPDILWYKDDVLLSESSHFTFVYDDPEYSLVVLNARPDHSGVYTCTAKNLAASNSCKAELTVHTERKEAAEPMEDEGTILRKMRRLTDYYDIHKEIGRGVFSYVKRVTQKKGKAEFAAKFISARGKRKASALREMELLSELDNERVLYFHDAFEKKDVVVLITELCHEEFLERMAKKTTVMEQEIRCSVQQVLEGLRYLHQKNIAHLDVKPENILMASPGRDQIRICDFGNAIKLETSEEYYCKYGTPEYIAPEIVNQTPVSTATDIWPVGVITYLCLTGVSPFAGENDRATALNIRNYNVAFEESMFSDLCKEAKGFVIKLLVVDRLRPSAAECLRHPWFKSPTNKSISTAMLKQVLSRRRWQRSLISHKAKMIMRSIPELLNDSSSHVSIAVARHLKEGSPPLSSSSDSDADVDELPFIPMPLSMVFSGSRVSLNEIPGEEDGPGWPSVATDGTRKVDNLDRTSPRAAAGKGLTDQEQTPNGEKTEKSKRVPLKKGSSVESDESETKSRRATMRRGSSADSALLLHIDPEEEKANEDSEASNKSLKKAVSMELPNRSPSPGAAKLSQEDYALKLELMRQRLLRGGSVDKKMSGLRGPLFETLGMDDQRQTGSLDRNLRRSRAAPPTFTRAASSETPGEDTPKTKVFRKSSSFTQGDSEPMPLHRRFGAPLEIPSVGGGSIEGKKLQEATSMSALTEQTTLESVSTSPTEKDSFKLPTRGVDQQQKQNNVREHEETEKRTKTQLELIEGVEPESRSPSVVTPIIVIEEEDEQDDRKENPELHVSENDARKDETTSADERVAHGVSGAIQTSGTSKDPAATLRPNGTDLPAFPEHPAVFAKVASADRSPASVSTSSNPDLAAAARQPVLRTDIKDIDSEEVFEARFKKRESSLTRGLRKLTRNKSEERSPGLSRKAAEGGEEVYRPGARGAPLEVVSKGLQEKSKSVQDLRDEDKETGLGRIGRFSLRGKKSVSVDKKGEKPKEEKSQDVQESVGKRVSWALGRSKSLDTKELKSAEREQRKADESTVSSMRRKFESKVAGISAKIRTQSEERKDKDAEGSQKDLALKADLKRVTDSPVLAMRQKFENKVAEISTKIRSQSEERKGEAEGKRTPLFTRHRHSQSEGRGPQAMGIPENQLAKQAGSGASKESIESTSSFQSEKASESDRRSRWDRWGLTRGKKDKTPSQSDLPSSVPKEEGLSNSQQFIRSASDFAPVFHIKLKDHILSEGDPVTLSCLPAGSPHPEITWMKDRKSLEVDDRINLISHPDGRQLLTIMKSSRRDTGIYECVATNPIATTTTSCTLSIASVPKRPGTPEIPQTYNNTALVLWKPADSKSPCSYTLERKTEGDSKWLSVATRVVDCYYNVTNLPPGGAFRFRVSCVNKAGQGPHSNSSAPVRLGSADGGPSPTVAVVKTVPTPPEPAAPSSVAVPPVKPVHSAPRVTVSTIPSPRDPAPPAVVTPTPASSLPSSDAASAPPAAEQPHKTTSSLPSSPTVKPPPTFVLPKPQSPVNVVTPMTQTPPISPPPPLVTPPSTPTKPAVASVPSYVPTATITARVAPSPVSFTPPVLQTSSLSPIAEGARTPTRGTPSGRTTPSTALRQGVPQKPYTFLDEKVRGRFGVIRECRENATGKIYMAKIIPYSQENKQDILKEYEILKSLHNEKVMALHEAYVTPRYLVLVAEYCTGKELLYSLIDRFRFSEDDVVGYLVQILQGVEYLHNRRVLHLDLKPDNILVTNLNAIKIVDFGSAQTFNPLSLKHRDSGAGTLDYMAPEMVKGEVVGPPADMWTVGVVTFIMLSGRLPFEDKDPQQVESKILMAKFDPTKLYPNVSQSASAFLKKMLSSYPWARSTTRDCFTHAWLQDSYLMKLRRQTLTFSSGRLKEFLVEQQCRRSEGATKHKVLLRTYQSSPQSAAPATAPHVPSPK, from the exons ATGGAAACCAAAGAAGGGCCCGGGAGGCACCAAGACAAGGCTGGACGGAGAGGCCCTTCAG gTGAGGGAGGAAGGCTGACGGACTATAACCCAGATGCTCCGGATCGCAGGGCCACCCTCCCCGGCACTTACGACCCCGTGGTGGAGCGAGAGCTCCGCACACTGGGCTCCCGCCCTCCGGGGCCCCACCTGGACCCCACAAACCCAGCCAG GACTCAAACTGCTGATGAATCGCAGGGGCTTTCCTCCTGTGTCCCCCTGTCTTCTCCCCCGCCACCtccctccacacacaaacacagcagcagtacCCCAAACCAAGACCTGCGTCAAGCCAAGCCCTCAGATCAGAGTGTCAACAGTGTTGTCATGACACCCAAACTGGCTCGTGCAGGACCCAAGATCTTTGACAAGGTCCGAGCGTTTGAGGAGCGACGGGCCAGCGTGGACGTGCCAGGAGGAGCTGGATCGGCTTCAGGGAACGGACGATCGGCTTCCTTCGACTCAGACGACGGTGGAAAGAAGACGGGAGGCCCCAGCAAGGACGAGGGCCGAGTCCTCCAGAGGCGAGAAGCTTTCAAGCAACGGGCCTCTTCTCTAGAGGACAAGACGAGCTACTCCCAGAGGGTCCAGAGCTACCAGAGCAAGTTCGCCGAGGAGCTCCAGAGGATCAAGAAGCTTGTGGGAAAGCCGAGCTTGAAGAAGGCGTATTCCACGGAGCAGCTGTCGCAGAAAGAGAGGCTGCCCGTGGGGAAACTGGAGCCCATTCCTCCGCAAGTGGTTAAAAAGTTGGAGGCCAGGGAGCGAGCCGCGGAGCAGGGAAAAGTTGGAGAGACTCGTCCCCGGGCCCAAGGCAACGGTCTGAGCACTCTTAGTCACGACCCTGAAAAGGAGAGGATGACACAGCCAGATTCTCGGGGCACACCGGCCGACGGCTCATCACGAGGAAACGCAGGGAAAAtctctgtttccatggagacggCACCAGTTCACCAGTTACCAGGGCAACCATTGCCAACAGCCACAAGAACAAGCCTCACCAG agaaaaactacAGAgctctccagcagctgacaaagacTCACTTGTCACCCAGCCGTCCTCCTCCAGAGGCCCGGGGACGCATTCAGCGATGAGCAGCAAAGCGGGCCGCAGATCTCCCAGCCCTACCGGGAAGACGGGGCCCCTCGTCGCTGTGAGGGAACCGGGCTCCCAGTATCCACCGAAGCCCCCGCGACTCACCCCGTCACCCACTCCGTCCGTCAGCCCCCTCACAAAAAGGAGGAAGGCGGAGGTGGGGCGGACGCCGCCTGCGTTGAAAATGAACATCCCCACCATCGTGGTGGAGGACGAACCCACGGAGGTCGAGCGCGCTGCCgacaggatgaggaggaaagagCGGAGGGTTCGCAAGAGAGGACGCTCTGCTCAACCCCGGCCTCCGGAGGAAG GGGCCTCATCCGATGACTCCTACCTGTCCGCTGATGAGGAGCCAGCTGAGGCCCCGAGGTTTGAGAGGCCCCTCAAAGCCACCACAGTGTCCCGCGGCTCCGAGGTCACGCTGAGATGTGTCGTCACTGGAAACCCTCCACCTGcag tgaCATGGAGGAAGGATAATGTGGAGATACGGAGCGATGCCTCCCATGTGGTGAAGGCTGCGGGTGAGGAGCACAGTCTGCTGATAAAGCAGATGAGGCCGAGCCACGCCGGGTCGTACTGCGTCACAGCTGTCAGCGCGGCGGGCAGAGCGTCCTGCAGCGCCCCGCTCTCCATCCAGTCAG AGATGTCCCACACGCAGGGCGAACGACCGGCCGTTTCCCTGGAAGTCAGGAGTCCGATCCAGTCAGACGAAGAGTATCTGAGCCCCCAGGAGGAGGCCATGGAGGTCAGGGACTCGAATGCACTAAGTGTCTGCTTCAAGGAGCGTCCTTCGTTTCAG gTGGCACCATGTGACCAGGGGGTAACTGAGGGGCAAGACGTCATCATCTCAGCGAAGGTCAGAGGGCAGCCTCGACCCATGGTTTACTG GCTGAAGGACAAAGTTGCGGTAAAGACGGGGGGACGCTTTGCCGTTCGAGAGACAGAAGACGGCACCAGGGAAATGAGAATCAGCTCCGCTCAGAGGTCGGATGCGGGGCTGTACGTCTGCAAGATCATCAACGAATACGGAAGCAAGCAGGTGGAGTGCAGAGTGGAGGTGGCAG CTGCGGCACAGACATCACTGGGAATCACCCGGGGGTTGAAAGACGTGGCGGCGAGGGCGGGAGAGTCGGCCATGTTCGAGTGTCACGTGACAGGGCCTCTGGATGTGGATGTGGACTGGCTGTCCAACGGGAAGCTGATCCAGCCGGCGCTGCTCAACTGCAAGATGCACTTTGATGGAAAGAG GTGTCGTCTGCTGCTGAATTCAGTGCACGAGGACGACAGTGGGACATACACCTGCAAGCTGAGCACCGCCAGAG AGGAGTTGACCTCGAGCGCGAACCTGAAGGTGACTCCGTCCAACGAGCCTCTGTTCACCCGTAAACTGGACGTCCTGGAGGTCATCGAAGGACGTACGGCCCGGTTCGACTGTAAGGTGAGCGGATCGCCTGCTCCACGAGTCACATGGACGCACTTCG AGACGCGAGTGGAGGAGAGCGATAACGTTCACATCCTGCAGGAGAGCGGTCGCCACTCGCTCGTCATCACCCACGTCAGCGGCGACACCGAGGGCTTCTACACAGCGAACGCTCAAAACATCCACGGGAAGGCTGAGTGCACTGCTGAGCTCTACATGCAGGAGCCGCGAGCTGCCATCTCCTCTCACAT GGCCAAGTTGGAGAAGATGCCGTCCATCCCCGAGGAGCCTGAAGGGGTGGAGACCGAGGTGGAGAAGAGGACGATGCCGGACTTTGTCAAACCTCTGGCTGACATGGAGGTGGTGGAAGGAAAGGAGGTGGTGCTGAGGTGCACGGTGGCCGGCCTGCCCTACCCCACCATCGCCTGGTACCACAACAGCAAACGCATCGAGGGCAGCGAGGAACGCAAAATGACCCAGT ACAGGGATGTCCACAATCTGGTCATTCGGAGCGCTTGTCACGCTCATGGCGGCGTCTACAAGGCCGTCATCTCCAACCGAGTGGGCAAAGCCGCGTGCTACGCACATCTCTACATCTCAG acGTCGTCCCCGATCCTCCCGACGGTCCTCCAGTGGTGGAGGCCGTCACAGGGAAGAATATTAGCTTGAGCTGGAAGAGACCGAAGAGGCTCGACTCTTCATTCG aTACCAGCTCTCTGCTGTACGTGgtccagcagcagcctctgggCTCTATCCAGTGGTCTGTCGTGGCCTCTAACCTGCGGGAGACCAACTACACCGTCACCTCCCTGTCAAAGGGGGTGCGCTACGCTTTCAGAGTTCTGACGTCCACCGGCAAGACGCTGAGCAAACCGTCCCCGTCCACTGACCTGGTCCAGCTGCTGGACAGAG GACCTTATCTGAGGAAGGCGCCCGTCATCCTGGACAAACCGGACGTCGTGTATGTCGTCGAGCACCAACCAGCGAGCGTCACCATCACGCTCAACCATGTGCACGCAGTCGTCACCTGGAAGAA GAGGGGGGTGGTGCTGGTCAACAGGCCGGGGGTGTACGAGATGAGCATGCCGGACGACGATCAGCACGCCCTGAAGCTCCAGAGGGTCAGGAGCACAGACGTCGGCCAGCTGGTGGTCACGGCCAGCAACCAGTTTGGCAGTGACCTCTGCACGCTTCAGCTGGCTATGGCGG TGTCTCCTAAGTTTGAAACCATCATGGAGGACGTGGACGTGCACGTTGGGGAGACGTCCCGCTTGGCTGTCGTGGTTGAAGGGAAGCCAGACCCAGATATTCTGTGGTATAAG GACGACGTGCTTCTCTCTGAGAGCAGCCACTTCACATTCGTGTACGACGACCCGGAATATTCCCTCGTTGTTCTGAACGCCCGCCCCGATCACTCCGGCGTGTACACGTGCACCGCCAAGAACCTGGCCGCCTCCAACTCCTGCAAGGCTGAACTCACAGTTCACACAG AGCGAAAAGAAGCGGCCGAACCAATGGAGGACGAGGGAACCATTCTGAGGAAGATGAGGCGTTTGACTGATTACTATGATATCCACAAAGAGATagggag GGGCGTCTTCTCCTACGTGAAGAGAGTGACTCAGAAGAAGGGAAAGGCCGAGTTTGCCGCCAAGTTCATTTCGGCGCGAGGGAAGAGGAAGGCGTCGGCCCTCAGAGAGATGGAGCTTCTGTCGGAGCTGGACAACGAGAGGGTTCTTTATTTCCACGACGCCTTCGAGAAGAAGGACGTGGTGGTGCTCATCACGGAGCT ATGTCACGAGGAGTTTCTTGAGAGAATGGCCAAGAAAACCACCGTCATGGAGCAGGAG ATCCGCTGCAGCGTTCAGCAGGTGTTGGAGGGTCTTCGTTATCTCCACCAGAAAAACATTGCCCACCTCGATGTGAAG CCCGAGAATATTTTAATGGCAAGTCCAGGGAGGGACCAGATCCGAATTTGTGACTTTGGAAATGCCATAAAACTGGAGACGTCGGAGGAGTACTACTGCAAATACGGCACGCCGGAGTACATCGCACCAGAGATCGTTAACCAAACTCCAGTTTCCACGGCAACAGACATATG GCCTGTCGGTGTCATCACTTACCTCTG CCTGACGGGCGTGTCTCCGTTCGCCGGAGAGAACGACCGAGCCACTGCCTTGAACATCCGTAACTACAACGTGGCGTTTGAGGAGAGCATGTTTTCTGACCTCTGTAAAGAAGCAAAGGGATTTGTCATCAAACTCTTGGTGGTGGACCGACT GAGGCCGAGTGCAGCCGAGTGCCTGCGCCATCCTTGGTTCAAG TCACCGACGAACAAGAGCATCAGTACGGCCATGCTGAAGCAAGTTTTATCAAGGAGGCGATGGCAG CGTTCCCTCATCAGCCATAAAGCCAAGATGATTATGCGTTCGATCCCGGAGCTCCTGAATGACTCATCCAGCCACGTCTCCATCGCTGTGGCACGACATTTAAAAGAAGGCTCCCCACcgctgtcctcctcctctgactcaGACGCAGACGTAGACGAGCTTCCCTTCATTCCTATGCCACTGTCCATGGTCTTCTCCGGGTCCAGGGTCTCCCTTAACGAGATCCCAGGGGAGGAAGACGGTCCAGGATGGCCCAGTGTCGCCACTGATGGGACAAGGAAAGTGGACAATTTAGATAGAACTAGTCCGAGAGCAGCAGCTGGGAAAGGTTTGACTGATCAAGAGCAAACTCCAAAtggggagaaaacagaaaagtcaaAACGAGTTCCTCTGAAAAAAGGATCAAGTGTGGAGTCCGACGAATCAGAGACAAAATCCAGGAGGGCGACCATGAGGAGAGGAAGTTCTGCTGACTCAGCACTGCTGCTCCACATTGACCCAGAAGAGGAAAAGGCCAACGAGGACTCAGAAGCAAGTAACAAGAGTCTGAAAAAGGCTGTTTCCATGGAGCTACCCAATCGCAGCCCAAGTCCTGGAGCGGCAAAGTTAAGCCAGGAGGATTATGCTCTGAAACTGGAGCTGATGAGACAGCGGCTGCTCAGGGGAGGAAGCGTGGACAAAAAGATGAGCGGCCTGCGAGGGCCCTTGTTTGAAACACTGGGTATGGACGATCAGAGGCAAACGGGATCTTTAGatcgaaatctgaggagatccAGAGCAGCGCCGCCAACATTCACCAGAGCAGCGTCTTCTGAGACTCCTGGCGAGGACACACCAAAGACCAAAGTGTTTCGCAAAAGCTCCTCCTTCACTCAAGGGGATTCTGAACCAATGCCGCTGCACCGCCGGTTCGGAGCACCCTTAGAGATCCCATCTGTGGGCGGTGGGAGCATAGAAGGGAAAAAGCTCCAGGAGGCGACCTCGATGTCCGCACTCACAGAACAAACCACACTGGAGTCTGTGTCTACCTCCCCCACAGAGAAAGACTCGTTTAAACTCCCGACGAGAGGAGTGGACCAACAGCAGAAACAGAACAATGTGAGAGAACAcgaggaaacagagaaaaggaCCAAAACCCAGTTAGAACTAATAGAAGGAGTCGAACCTGAGTCCAGATCGCCCTCTGTAGTCACTCCCATTATTGtgatagaggaggaggatgagcaaGACGACAGGAAGGAGAACCCGGAGTTACATGTTAGTGAGAATGATGCGAGAAAGGATGAGACGACATCTGCTGATGAAAGAGTCGCTCACGGTGTTTCAGGAGCGATTCAAACATCTGGAACATCCAAAGACCCTGCAGCTACTTTGAGGCCAAATGGTACAGATCTCCCTGCATTTCCTGAACATCCAGCAGTGTTTGCCAAAGTCGCAAGTGCTGACCGATCTCCTGCGTCTGTTTCCACGTCGTCAAATCCGGATCTTGCTGCCGCGGCGCGCCAGCCCGTGCTCAGAACCGACATCAAGGACATTGACTCAGAAGAGGTGTTTGAAGCCAGGTTTAAGAAACGAGAGTCGTCTTTGACCCGCGGACTCAGAAAGTTGACCAGAAACAAATCAGAGGAGAGATCCCCGGGCCTGAGCCGCAAGGCAGCGGAGGGGGGTGAAGAGGTTTACAGGCCGGGTGCGAGGGGAGCGCCTCTAGAAGTGGTTTCCAAGGGACTGCAGGAGAAATCCAAGTCTGTTCAAGATTTAAGAGACGAAGACAAGGAGACAGGACTCGGACGCATTGGGAGGTTTTCCTTGCGGGGGAAGAAATCAGTATCTGTTGATAAGAAGGGGGAGAAgccaaaagaggaaaagagtcaGGATGTGCAGGAATCTGTCGGCAAGAGGGTTTCGTGGGCCCTCGGCCGCAGCAAGTCCCTGGACACGAAGGAGCTGAAAAGTGCAGAGAGGGAGCAAAGAAAAGCTGATGAGTCCACGGTTTCTTCTATGAGGCGCAAGTTTGAGTCCAAAGTGGCCGGAATTTCTGCCAAAATAAGGACGCAGTCGGAGGAGAGGAAGGATAAAGATGCTGAAGGAAGTCAGAAAGACCTGGCGCTGAAGGCGGACTTAAAAAGAGTCACAGACTCCCCCGTCCTGGCCATGCGACAGAAGTTTGAGAACAAAGTGGCAGAAATATCCACAAAGATCCGCAGTCAGtctgaggagaggaagggagaagCAGAGGGGAAGAGGACGCCGCTGTTTACTCGCCACCGTCACTCCCAATCTGAGGGGCGGGGCCCCCAAGCAATGGGCATCCCTGAGAATCAACTGGCCAAACAGGCCGGCTCCGGCGCTTCCAAAGAATCCATTGAATCCACGTCGAGCTTCCAATCTGAAAAAGCCTCGGAGAGCGACAGGCGATCACGGTGGGACAGGTGGGGTTTGACAAGAGGCAAGAAAGACAAAACTCCCTCTCAGTCTGATCTGCCCTCGTCCGTCCCCAAAGAGGAGGGGTTGTCGAACAGCCAGCAGTTCATCCGCTCTGCGTCCGACTTCGCTCCCGTGTTCCACATCAAGCTGAAGGACCACATCTTATCGGAGGGGGACCCTGTGACGCTCAGCTGCCTTCCTGCTGGAAGCCCACATCCAGAAATCACATGGATGAAAG ATCGTAAATCTCTGGAGGTGGATGACAGGATCAACCTGATCTCTCACCCCGATGGCAGACAGCTTCTTACGATCATGAAGTCGAGCCGGAGGGACACTGGGATTTACGAATGTGTAGCTACCAACCCGATCGCTActaccaccacctcctgcacgCTCTCCATAGCTA GTGTCCCAAAGCGGCCGGGGACCCCTGAAATCCCTCAGACGTACAACAACACGGCCCTGGTGCTGTGGAAACCAGCCGACAGCAAGTCGCCCTGCAGCTACACGCTcgagaggaaaacagagg GAGATTCAAAGTGGCTGAGCGTAGCGACCAGAGTTGTTGACTGCTACTACAACGTCACAAACCTGCCTCCAGGGGGCGCCTTCAGGTTCCGTGTCTCCTGCGTCAACAAGGCGGGACAGGGGCCACACAGCAACTCCTCCGCTCCAGTGCGCCTGGGCTCCGCAG atgGCGGTCCGTCACCCACTGTCGCTGTCGTAAAAACTGTCCCGACACCACCTGAACCCGCGGCCCCATCTTCAGTGGCCGTGCCTCCGGTCAAACCAGTCCACAGTGCTCCCAGGGTGACGGTCTCCACCATCCCCTCTCCGAGGGATCCAGCGCCCCCAGCAGTGGTGACGCCCACCCCTGCGTCCTCTCTGCCCTCCAGCGACGCAGCGAGCGCTCCcccagcagcagagcagcctcACAAGACGACCTCCAGTCTTCCTTCTTCACCCACAGTCAAACCCCCTCCGACCTTTGTCCTCCCCAAACCCCAGAGTCCAGTAAACGTGGTGACCCCGATGACCCAGACCCCACCCATATCGCCGCCACCTCCGCTTGTAACCCCGCCTTCAACTCCCACAAAACCAGCCGTGGCCTCTGTGCCCTCGTACGTTCCCACCGCCACCATCACCGCTCGGGTGGCGCCGTCTCCTGTCTCCTTTACCCCCCCAGTGCTCCAGACGTCCAGTTTGAGCCCCATCGCTGAAGGGGCCCGCACCCCGACCAGAGGGACCCCGTCAGGACGCACCACGCCCTCCACCGCCCTCCGGCAGGGGGTCCCGCAGAAACCTTACACCTTCCTGGATGAGAAAGTCAG agGTCGTTTTGGCGTGATTCGGGAGTGTCGAGAGAACGCCACGGGTAAAATCTACATGGCGAAGATCATTCCCTACAGTCAGGAAAACAAGCAGGACATCCTGAAGGAGTACGAGATCCTGAAATCGCTTCACAATGAAAAGGTGATGGCGCTGCACGAAGCCTACGTCACGCCGCGCTACCTGGTGCTGGTGGCGGAGTACTGCACCGGCAAAGAGCTGCTGTACAGCCTGATCGACAG GTTCCGTTTCTCCGAGGACGACGTGGTGGGGTACCTGGTCCAGATCCTCCAGGGCGTCGAGTACCTGCACAATCGCCGCGTCCTCCACCTGGACCTCAAGCCCGACAACATCCTGGTGACCAACCTCAACGCCATCAAGATCGTGGACTTTGGGAGCGCGCAGACCTTCAACCCCCTCAGCCTCAAACACCGAGACTCAGGAGCAGGAACGCTGGATTACATGG CTCCTGAGATGGTGAAAGGGGAAGTGGTCGGTCCGCCTGCCGACATGTGGACTGTCGGAGTCGTCACCTTCATCAT GCTCAGCGGTCGACTGCCCTTCGAAGATAAAGACCCTCAACAGGTCGAATCCAAAATCCTGATGGCGAAGTTTGACCCAACTAAACTTTATCCAAACGTGTCCCAAAGTGCCTCCGCCTTCCTCAAGAAGATGCTGAGCAGTTACCCGTG ggcgCGCTCCACCACACGAGACTGCTTCACTCACGCCTGGCTGCAGGATTCGTACCTGATGAAGCTGAGGAGACAAACTCTCACCTTCTCCTCCGGCCGACTCAAAGAGTTCCTGGTGGAACAACAGTGCCGTCGCTCAGAGGGCGCCACCAAGCACAAAGTGCTGCTGCGGACCTACCAGAGCTCGCCCCAGTCCGCGGCGCCCGCGACTGCACCGCACGTCCCCAGCCCAAAGTGA